In the Pseudoalteromonas ulvae UL12 genome, TTAGATAACGATCAACGGATACGTTACGACAAAATCAAAGAGCAACTTCAACAAAGTGGTTTATAAAAAATGCTTTACAACAAACCACTTTGTACTGAGATATAAAAATGACTGCCTTTGCAGTCATTTTTATTTTCACTTGTTCGCTTGTGGCTCGATGGGCTCTGGCCAGTCATTAAAAAACACCGATAAATAACGGCTATTAATTAAATACAATATCACCCACAGCAATAACATGGCTTGAATCGCGATAAAGTTAGAAAAAGCAAAATAACTTTGTGAAGCCAGCCAAATGAGCCAGCTCAAGTCGACAATCGCGCAGAGTACCACCGGCCATTTCATAAAACGCCAGACTCGCCCCAAAAAAGGCTTCGCATCGGGCCGCCGTAAAAAATAAAGCACCACCGTTGGCAGCGCGATAGAGGCAATCGCAAGAGCAACAAAAAAGTGCTGCTTATCACGGTAAAACAAGGTCATGATATCCAATTCAGGCCTTCGAGAAATCGCAGCCAAAATCCAAATCACATATCCTCGCATCAAGACCATCAACGTTAAAATAAAACCCAATGGGGCTTTATATAGCCCATGTTTATCCCAGTACTCAGGGCCAAACTTTTTCATGACTGATTTTTCCGATCCGCGACCACACCCAGCACAATAAAAATCACACTCACAACGGGTGCTAACCATACATTTTTCAGACTCGCTAAGCCATTTGCAATGAACGGCGTCAACCACAAAGTCAGCGCCCCATAGCCAAATGCCGTAATCACAATAAACAGCACTGTTCGGATAATAAAATGCTGTCGCCCTACTATGCCTTTTATGAACTTATTCAGATCATTGGCATACAAGGCAATCAAACACACAGTGATCAGCATGGCGATTTGACTCAAATAGGGATGTAAAAACTGCGCAGCAAACTGCAATCCATCAAACAACCATTGAGTTAGCTTATCCACCTAATTGCTCCAATAGCGCGACTAAGTCATCTTCAAGCAACACAGGCACGCCTAAATCTTGTGCTTTGGTTAACTTGGAGCCTGCTTTATCACCTGCCACCAGCGCATCTGTTTTTGCCGAAATACTGCCCGATACTTTCGCGCCCAGCGCTTGTAAGCGATTTTTGGCATCACTTCGCCCCATTTGTGACAAGGTGCCCGTTAGCACATACGTTTTGCCTGCAAGTGGTTGCTCATCTTGTGTTTTAACTACAATATCAGGCCAAGACACACCTGCAGCAAGCAGTGCATCAACAACTTCTCGATTATGCGCCTCTTTGAAAAAGAAATTCACATGCTTTGCAACAATTTCACCGACGTCTGAGACATCTTGTAAACTTTCTACTGACGCTGCCATCACTTTTTCTAACGTCAGGTAATGATTGGCCAGATTCATTGCCGTGGCTTCGCCAACTTCGCGTATGCCAAGCGAATATAAAAAGCGATTAAGACTGGTTTGCTTTGCGGTTTCTAAAGCGGCAATTAATTTCTGCGCTGATTTTGGCCCCATGCGCTCAAGGGATTCTAAATGCCCTTGTTTGAGTAAAAACAAATCGGCAGGTGTATGAATTAACTCTCGATCGACTAACTGCTCAACTATTTTGTCACCCATGCCATCAATATCAAACGCTTTGCGTGAGGCAAAGTGCTTAATCGCTTCTTTACGCTGTGCCCCGCAAACTAACCCGCCACTACAACGTGCTACGGCTTCGCCCACAGTTCGCTCAACATTAGATTGGCAAATAGGACACTGAGTTGGAAACTCAATGTCTTTAGCCTCATCGGTTCTGCGCTCTAGCACCACTTGGGTAATTTGTGGGATCACATCGAAGTCCGACCCCTGAAACTTGTCAATTAGTATACTAACTCCCATCAATGTATACCTATTTCATTGAAAATATTATATTTTTTTATTGGCATTTAAGAAACCTTGAGCTTTAGTAAGTGAGAATTATGTAATATAGGAGTATAATTCTTGAAAATACAATCACCCACCGATTTTAGCAAATCAGAAAGCTCTTTAGTACATCAAATAGAATCAATTGCACCATCTAAAAAAGTAGCAAATGATCTTATTATGGTTTCTATGGTAAATACTGAAGTACCTCTTTATAGAAAAGAACAACTCAAAGCTGTGCTCGAATGTTTATCTTGTTCTAATCTTTTGAGTCGTTGCCCAACTACAATTTTAAAAAACTTAAACAATTCAAAAGTAAACAAAAACAAGTTTTTTGAGCGTGCTGCAAAGAATATTTTTATAATATTAGAAGAGAACTCTTTTCTAGACACGGTAAGATTGAACGACTGGGACTACTTTAGAGAAAACTTTGAAATCAATAATAAAAATAGATTGTATATTTTAAGAAAAGAGCTAGAGCTATGCTCACCAACAATGACTTTCTTTGATGAGGTAATATCGTTTTTATCTACAAAGAAAGCTATTAAAAATTACCTAAATCACTATGTAGAAGGCTTTAAGGAAATTCATAGCATAGATCCTGATTTTACGGCTGAAGGAATAAGAGAAGGTCTAATAACTTACAAAACAAAACTGATTGAAGAAGGACCCATAAATTCTACAGTGTATGGCAAATTCAATAACCTACGATCTCTTTTTAATTACTTAAAGAAAATACAGCTAGTCCCTACTAGTTGTATCATCCCAAAAGGTTTTGATAGACCAGCAAACACTAATAAACAAAGAATTACTAACCCTACAATATCTCCTTTGAATATACATTGTGTGAATGGAAAAGAAATAAAACCAACAAAAGAGTATATAAATCAATATCATGAAAGCCTAAAAAAGAACCTTGAATTAGTTTTAGGCAAAGCAAAAGATTTAATATCAAAAGCTTACAGCTTCTATTATTATGGTTCTGATGTTAAAGAGGAGTTATCAAAAGCTAATGTGCTGTCATATAAGAAAGGTATGACAAGAGAGCTAGTTGCAGCTCTTCAGACTGTTATAGTAAATGAAATTGGAATTAACCCTACATCTTTATATTCGGCTTGTATTGTTAAAGAAAAGAAAAAGTCATCTTCCCTAGCTATCAACCCGGATGGTACTGCTACTTTAAGAGTCGTTAAGTGGAGAGCACGGCATATCAGGCGAAGCTCGCCAGAAACAGCATCACTCGTTTCACCAGAAGAGCTGAATCACGAAAAAATCAACTCATCTTTTTGTTTGCAATTTGCTTTAGAAATGAGGAGTCGCAGTGTTGCGAAAATGAAAAGCAACAAGTTGTGGGTCTTTGTAACTAAAAAGCAAGAAATATCTGATAATACAAAACACGGTGATGCCAACTTTAAATACTTTTATTCAAATTACTTATCTAATAACTCTCTTCCAAGTGTAAACCTATACAAAATAAGGCATTCACGAGCTGTAGAAATTTACATTGCGACTAATGGAGATTCCTTAAAAGTTGCTAATTATTTAGGAAATAAAGTTAAAACAGCTTTAAACACATATATCCCACACTATCTGCAAGAAGGACTGTATCGCAATAAACTATCAAACTTCCAAAACTTATATTTATTACTAGCGACAGCTGATCTCCCTGAGAAACTGGAAGTATTAGGGATGTCTGAGAAACAATACAACCAAAGAATCATCGAAGTCCTTGAAAACCCAGACTGGGGAGGTGAGTTATTCGAAATACTTAAACCGCAAGTTCACAATAAAGAAAGTAATGAGGTATTTTTTATCTGTTCAAAAGAAAACTTTGAATACGCTCTAAAAATTGTTGAACAACCTGATTGTGAAGCTGATGACAAGACCATTGAAGTTTGCAAAAAAGCATTGCTAAAAGCAGGAAACTCTCCAATGCCTATACAAAGAATGCTCTTTTCTGCCAAAAGGTCTTTAAAGGAGAAGCATTAATGGGTTCAGTTATTAGTAACACTGACAAACAAGCATCATTGCAAGTTAAAAATAATGAGTACACTCCTCAACTTAGTAGCTGGTTGATCTCTGCTACCAAACAAAAATGGAAAGTGCTTAACCATCAATCTAGCAAAGCAGCAAAAGTTAAAGCTATTAATTTTGACAAGCACCTTTCAAATAATACCAATTTGATTGATTCAACAAGTTTTGTATTAAGAAATGATTTGAAGAGAACTTATAGTTTCATTATGGAGGAAGGACTTATAGACAAAGCATATCGATTGCCAGGAATCCATAATGACATGATATCTTTAATTGTGTTCGCTAATGAAACTAGAATTAAAAAAAATATACCCTTAGTGATTTCATTATCTCAAATTACAGAAGAGGATGTTTTCGAATACTTATCCTGTTATTCACCTAGTCTATCTTTAGTTAGGGAAGTAATATTCAGAGTAAAAGAATTTGGCAAATCAATGTCCCAAATGGATTGGCAAAATATAGCCACTAGCTTAGATATTACAACACATCAAATCACTATTTTGAAAAGTCGAATACAAAACAGTAAAAATAAAAGTATTTATTCATCTGGGAATTCTGTATCAAAAGAATATAGTGATATTAACTTTAATAATACGGCTGATAGTATTCACAAACCATGCATAAGAACTCTAACGAATAAATTATCAAATTTTGAGCAATTTTATAAAAGCTCAGTGGTACAAGTTAATGCGATGCGGTTTTCTCCTTATAGTAATTGTTATGTAGACGTTATGTCCTATCACGACTGTAAAGATATGGAGAAGACCCCTGTCCCTCCTTTAGATACTGTTTTTCACTTAATAAAAAGCGCTGTTGATTTTAACTTTAAATACTGTGTACCTCTTTCAAATTACTTAAGTGCAATTGATTGTCAAATTAAATATTTATCAAAAAAATATACGCAAGAAAATAAAATAATTTCAGATAAAGTCATACTTGAAGAAGCATTTAATAATTCACCTCAACCAAAAGAACTTAAAGCTTTAAATATAAACTCATACGGCGATACAAAAGAAGATACAACGAACAAACACGGTTTTTTTAGACATGGAATGTCTATAGCAACTGCAATTCAGCTTTGTTTTATTAGTTTTGCTATTTTAGCAGAAGCTTTTTTGGCAACTAGAAATACATCTATCAAGTTATTGAAACGGAACTGCTTACAAATTAATGCTCTTGATGGAAAATACGACATTATTTATGAATATCAAAAAACAAAAAATAGTAATACCTCTCAATTTATTAGCAGACCGATCCCAGAAAAAATTTATGAATTTGGTTGTAATATTATAGACCTATCTGAATATTTAGAACATAGAATTGGGCTAACCTTCCCTTTTGATTCAGCCTATTTATTTACAGTAGCCCTTATTAAAAAATCTTTTTATGGAAAAAATTCATTCTTAAATAAATCAATACCAGAAGGAATTGAAAGTGATTTTATTCAAACTATGCTCGATATGTTTTCAGACTGGTGCCAAGTCCCTCTAATAGAAGGTAAGCGTTGGTACATAACAACACATCAGCTAAGACGACTATTTGCCATTTTATATTTTAATTTAACCGATGAAACAGGCATTGATGAATTATCTTGGATGCTAGGTCATGACGCTTTAGAAACGACTTTTGGCTATGCTGAAGTAGATGACGATGTTTGGTTTGAGGAAGCCATCAGATGCATAGCTGAACGAGCTAAACATTTTCATTCCAATATCGTGTTAAGTGATGATGTAAAAGATGCTATAAAAAGTCATAGCGAAGTAGAAATCGATGTAAACCTCCAGCTTGAAACTCAAATCTATCAAGCAATAAACGAACGTATCAAAGAAACAGGTGAAAGCTTACATTTCAAAAAAAATGAAAATAATAAAATTTATTTCTATTTTAGTAAGGAATCAAAATGAGTCGATTCAAAAAAGGCAAAACTTCAACTGAAATAGAAAAGAAAAGTATCGAGATTACGCTTTGTATCAAAGAAAAAACTAGGCTGCTTAAGCTAGCTATTGAAAACAAAGAAATCCCTGATTCATTACCTGTTGAAAAGAACAAATTAACACTTGGTCGCGCCTATGAATGGACCGATAAAGCATTAGGTGTTTTTAAGTTTTCATCCAATACAGCTGACACATCTAAAAACCAAAAATTCAGAGATGAATTAAAAAAAGCCTTATTAAGCTTTAACAGTGCAATAAAGTCAGGGATCTTTGTTAAAGAGACAACTAATACTCCATCTAAAAAAAAGTATAAAACCAGAGCTGACTTCGAAGCTGAATTAAAAGAATGTCAGGAAGAAAATAATGAAATAAAAAGGTTAGCTGTCGAACTTTACCGCTCTTATGCTCAACTAATTCATATTATTGAGTTAGAAGAAATTAACTTAACCACACATAGAGAAGCTCTATTGAAACAATCTCAAATTCTTTCTAAAGACAGGTTAAATTTAATTCATGAGTAGTATTTTAACCGCGAAAACCCCTGATTTATCAATGCTACTAAGTTGCCCAAATGACAACTTTGACTACCCTTTAATGCTTGATAAAAACAACAAATTTCATGTTTATGCTAATGGCTATGTATTGAAATTCGGAGGTGGAGTTAACACTTATGGAGTCAAACCAGTACCTTCAACAATCTCAGCGAGGGCTAGGAGCTTAGCAATATTTCTTAATTATATGGAAAATGAAAACTTATCTATTTTTGATATAACAGATAACCATATTATTAACTATACCAACTACTTACCTAAAAATAGAAACATAAATGACAATCAAACAACTAAAACCCATGTCCGTGTTGCACTTGATTACCTTCTATACATACAAGATATTCATAAAGATAAAAATTTAATAACAAGTGACGAAAAGCCAAAGAAAGTATTTAATGTGCACATTACAATATTAACTCATTCTAGATTTTCAATAGAATATATTGACCATTCAGCCATAACAAATTTAGTTTCATTGTCTGATGAAGTCAGCATGACTAGCGATACACAATTCTATTTATGGACTGATGCTATTTATAATACTAGTTTTCACCCAGAGCCTTCTGAATTAGTAATTCTAAGGTGGGAATCAATGTCATTTTTATTGGAGGGTGCTGGCTCAAGAATATCAGAACTATACCTCTATACAAGATCACAGGTTAAAGATGCATATAAACCTTTGGGTGATGCAAATGAAATGGTTTATTTAAAAAATATTCCCATCACGAAAGGAAAATACAAAGGACATACTAGAAAGGTAAAGATCGCTAATGGAACCCTTCAATATATAATGAGCTATATAGAATTCATTGAATCAAAATGGCCAGGTATGGACCATGACCAGTTATTTGTAAACGTTGAAAATGGTAATCAACTTGCTGCTTCATATTTTAAAAAATATTCAGAAAAAGTTATTAAGCAATCTATCTATAAAGATGAATTAGCTGGGATTACTAATCACTCTTTTAGGCATAGGTTTGTCACGCTAAACATAGTCAAAAACCTCAATATGTACAAAGATGTTGGTAACTATACAAATATATTAGCGATAGCAATGAAAGCGGTTAGAAAACTAACCATGCATGCTAGTGATGACACACTAAGTGAATATGTTCA is a window encoding:
- a CDS encoding DUF2919 domain-containing protein produces the protein MKKFGPEYWDKHGLYKAPLGFILTLMVLMRGYVIWILAAISRRPELDIMTLFYRDKQHFFVALAIASIALPTVVLYFLRRPDAKPFLGRVWRFMKWPVVLCAIVDLSWLIWLASQSYFAFSNFIAIQAMLLLWVILYLINSRYLSVFFNDWPEPIEPQANK
- a CDS encoding site-specific integrase, which produces MSSILTAKTPDLSMLLSCPNDNFDYPLMLDKNNKFHVYANGYVLKFGGGVNTYGVKPVPSTISARARSLAIFLNYMENENLSIFDITDNHIINYTNYLPKNRNINDNQTTKTHVRVALDYLLYIQDIHKDKNLITSDEKPKKVFNVHITILTHSRFSIEYIDHSAITNLVSLSDEVSMTSDTQFYLWTDAIYNTSFHPEPSELVILRWESMSFLLEGAGSRISELYLYTRSQVKDAYKPLGDANEMVYLKNIPITKGKYKGHTRKVKIANGTLQYIMSYIEFIESKWPGMDHDQLFVNVENGNQLAASYFKKYSEKVIKQSIYKDELAGITNHSFRHRFVTLNIVKNLNMYKDVGNYTNILAIAMKAVRKLTMHASDDTLSEYVHLAMEYISDEKNSSNTKNAPDRLIFTQIKDSIARFNHGSKNAEETVLDIESALKGLVFD
- a CDS encoding DUF3392 domain-containing protein, with the translated sequence MDKLTQWLFDGLQFAAQFLHPYLSQIAMLITVCLIALYANDLNKFIKGIVGRQHFIIRTVLFIVITAFGYGALTLWLTPFIANGLASLKNVWLAPVVSVIFIVLGVVADRKNQS